From a single Okeanomitos corallinicola TIOX110 genomic region:
- a CDS encoding caspase family protein: MSNNVQFLIVGVNHHYKENRQLGAAERDAQAIFNIFKQFGLIQNGNYQLLKGKQVTPNEVNKALDHIGNLTQNENDIDLLFIYWAGHGEKLHGGGMGLLTYESKSGNDPNTEMVKLETLVGSFSRFQGFKNYVLILDTCYSGEANEIYNKLKPSNLRQETRYEVLAACERTETAKEDYQRHGWLTEIVLNELKAIFEKRVQHFCLSDILAQSPNRLKNEKDQTARYTVEVNGGRPIILDIIPPRATNKLITENTVDFLETALGYTTQGFCKYLKDNVVQNVELIYFLGFDVWDGCLVYDGLINGSIEAQLLEFIRQKFLDRDRLRSRYEEKLAENDSTLGIAGQCLKNARDAFEENLIKLIEYFKKNDFTQQGRQDFVNELKTPTLEGLQYIGNLDNYPSEYENYDLLLGLQSCLYIPVIEPFFDDFDILNCSKDEIQQKVEQAKLELSELRYGRKPLGGVLIAANRKSNGIKPLNNDTSLPKDDSLITQQIRGELDGSQTNNWRKYKNFRSYLKGINAVYREKSVKKISLRQGLHPSLVKRSIKNIKEAIQLSTNPESLSQEKLGLFIDKLAQKVETDRLEHEKPLSFADSLNNGVTHFRLNKQELQKIQVNVNKPESIEIIKIYVLAILWRDLRIEQEVYESTDPQIEQYLNNKIIEILQPQEVQDFDNQLTLESYIAKPILNSAADQLTYLEPDDYPEREEVSKKILLLINNLLDDLREVKKHPSELVYQYLQQLAPIKKYVDSVANLEGIFGNSINQRIFCDLSHGLSVWLLGLWILESQISTENEMITIKKQIVKVIESYFHQLPKPYNYTFRRDIVTKPFDELREDFITVFWGIIAASHDIAVPVQRFKNSCEQFFGQFFGQETIAQLKQNLQFNIIDVLDHPRFPIYKNAITSLYSINPDQSKIIQRDWLECVFYRAVSKNIEHSTVSSLILIHELEPYSDYCHKPAMWKIVKTYLNDLSNIAENEQRREYGLFLPAYLAHAVAFSDLPKLQKLWEEMQNDWQYNEHLYFEQTANKFKISFEEYPLSYLLGLLETILEPSDESNRLDERIIQIAKSKNSGNNDNYEDFFDYHSHFYINNVAINQRNDKQFLSLSLKLWENNMKQESQKMSVENIFNLFRRYKEALVNINNDSSNNHQNQWSVYSQQEYDKKYETDRNKYTKSSHIYHKEFDDTDQVISLSPRAYKVLEMICRLHDFFQNFQNPQWKVMIEFDNVIHVNRNPPTNLIFPDDLPDDLI, from the coding sequence ATACAGAAATGGTTAAGTTAGAGACATTAGTTGGTAGCTTTTCTCGATTCCAAGGATTTAAAAACTATGTATTAATTTTGGATACTTGTTACTCTGGAGAAGCCAATGAGATTTATAACAAACTAAAACCTTCCAATCTTAGGCAAGAAACTAGATATGAAGTGTTAGCAGCTTGTGAAAGAACAGAAACAGCTAAAGAAGATTATCAAAGACATGGTTGGCTTACAGAAATTGTGTTAAATGAACTTAAAGCAATTTTTGAGAAGAGAGTCCAACATTTTTGTTTATCAGATATACTTGCTCAATCACCAAATAGACTTAAAAATGAAAAGGATCAAACGGCTAGATATACTGTTGAAGTAAATGGAGGAAGACCGATAATACTTGATATTATTCCTCCTAGAGCAACAAACAAACTAATCACCGAAAATACAGTCGATTTTCTCGAAACAGCCCTGGGTTATACAACACAAGGTTTCTGCAAATATTTAAAAGACAATGTTGTTCAGAATGTTGAATTGATATATTTTCTGGGATTTGATGTTTGGGATGGTTGCTTAGTCTATGATGGTCTAATTAACGGGAGTATCGAAGCGCAACTACTCGAATTTATTCGACAAAAATTTCTAGATCGAGATCGATTAAGAAGCAGATACGAAGAAAAATTAGCAGAAAATGACTCAACATTAGGAATTGCAGGACAGTGCTTAAAAAATGCTAGAGATGCTTTTGAAGAAAATCTAATTAAACTAATAGAATATTTTAAGAAAAATGATTTTACTCAACAAGGTCGTCAGGATTTCGTAAACGAATTAAAAACACCCACTCTAGAAGGATTACAATATATAGGAAATCTTGATAATTACCCTTCTGAATATGAAAATTATGATTTACTTTTAGGCCTGCAATCTTGTCTTTATATTCCTGTCATAGAACCATTTTTTGATGATTTTGATATCTTAAATTGTAGCAAAGACGAAATTCAACAAAAAGTCGAACAAGCTAAATTAGAATTATCAGAACTAAGATATGGACGAAAACCTTTAGGTGGTGTATTGATTGCAGCTAATCGTAAGTCGAATGGTATAAAACCACTAAACAACGACACATCTCTCCCAAAAGATGATTCATTGATTACACAACAAATACGAGGGGAACTTGATGGATCTCAAACAAATAATTGGAGAAAATACAAGAATTTTCGTAGCTACTTAAAAGGTATTAATGCTGTTTATAGAGAAAAGTCAGTTAAAAAAATTAGTTTACGTCAAGGGTTACATCCTAGTTTAGTTAAAAGGAGTATTAAAAATATAAAAGAAGCAATTCAACTCTCAACTAATCCAGAAAGTTTGTCTCAAGAAAAACTTGGTCTATTTATTGATAAACTTGCACAGAAAGTTGAAACAGACAGACTAGAACATGAAAAACCTTTAAGTTTTGCTGATAGTCTAAATAATGGTGTGACTCATTTTCGGCTAAACAAGCAAGAATTACAAAAGATACAAGTCAATGTCAATAAACCTGAGTCCATAGAAATCATTAAAATTTATGTACTTGCTATATTGTGGCGAGATTTGCGAATCGAACAAGAAGTTTATGAGTCTACTGATCCTCAAATTGAGCAGTATCTTAACAATAAGATAATAGAAATACTTCAACCTCAAGAAGTACAAGATTTTGATAATCAACTAACTCTCGAAAGTTATATAGCTAAACCAATTCTAAATTCAGCAGCAGATCAGTTAACTTATTTAGAGCCAGATGATTATCCAGAACGTGAAGAAGTGTCGAAAAAAATACTGCTTCTTATTAACAATCTCCTTGACGATTTAAGAGAAGTAAAAAAACACCCATCTGAACTTGTCTATCAATATCTTCAGCAATTAGCTCCTATTAAAAAATATGTTGATAGTGTTGCTAATTTAGAAGGGATTTTTGGGAATAGCATCAATCAAAGAATTTTTTGCGATCTTTCTCATGGTTTATCAGTATGGCTTCTTGGACTTTGGATATTAGAAAGCCAAATTTCTACAGAAAATGAGATGATAACAATTAAGAAACAAATTGTTAAGGTTATAGAATCATATTTTCATCAGCTTCCTAAACCATATAACTATACATTTAGAAGAGATATAGTAACAAAACCATTTGATGAGCTTAGAGAGGATTTTATTACAGTTTTTTGGGGTATAATTGCAGCAAGTCACGACATTGCCGTTCCTGTGCAACGTTTTAAAAATAGCTGCGAGCAGTTCTTTGGTCAATTTTTTGGTCAAGAAACTATTGCTCAATTAAAACAAAATTTGCAGTTCAATATTATTGATGTTTTAGATCATCCACGGTTTCCAATTTATAAAAATGCTATTACAAGTCTTTATTCAATTAATCCAGACCAATCAAAAATCATACAAAGAGATTGGTTAGAATGTGTTTTTTATCGTGCTGTCAGCAAAAATATTGAACATTCAACAGTTAGTTCGTTAATCCTTATTCATGAATTAGAGCCTTACAGTGACTACTGTCATAAACCTGCTATGTGGAAGATTGTGAAGACATATTTAAACGATTTGTCCAACATTGCAGAAAATGAACAACGAAGGGAATATGGTTTATTTTTACCTGCTTATTTAGCTCATGCTGTAGCCTTTAGTGATTTGCCTAAGTTACAAAAATTATGGGAAGAAATGCAGAATGATTGGCAATATAATGAACATCTTTATTTTGAACAAACTGCCAATAAATTTAAGATATCTTTTGAAGAATATCCTCTAAGTTATTTATTAGGACTTCTAGAAACAATTTTAGAACCAAGTGATGAATCTAATCGCTTAGATGAAAGAATTATTCAAATTGCTAAGAGTAAAAATAGTGGGAATAATGATAATTATGAAGATTTTTTTGATTATCACAGCCACTTCTATATCAATAATGTTGCAATAAATCAAAGAAATGATAAACAGTTTCTCTCTTTATCTTTAAAGTTATGGGAGAATAATATGAAACAAGAATCTCAAAAAATGTCTGTAGAAAACATCTTTAATCTTTTCAGACGGTATAAGGAAGCATTAGTAAACATTAATAATGATTCGTCTAATAATCATCAAAACCAGTGGAGTGTATATTCCCAACAAGAATATGATAAAAAGTATGAAACCGACCGAAATAAATATACGAAAAGTTCCCATATATATCATAAGGAATTTGATGACACTGATCAGGTTATATCTTTATCCCCTCGTGCTTATAAGGTATTAGAGATGATTTGTCGTCTTCATGACTTTTTCCAAAACTTTCAGAATCCTCAATGGAAAGTCATGATTGAATTTGATAATGTTATTCATGTAAACAGAAACCCACCAACTAATCTCATTTTTCCCGACGATTTACCCGATGATTTGATTTAA